Proteins from a single region of Kogia breviceps isolate mKogBre1 chromosome 5, mKogBre1 haplotype 1, whole genome shotgun sequence:
- the EPHB3 gene encoding ephrin type-B receptor 3 isoform X1: MARARPPPPPPPPPPPGLLPLLSPLLLLPLLLPSGCRALEETLMDTKWVTSELAWTSHPESGWEEVSGYDEAMNPIRTYQVCNVHESSQNNWLRTGFIWRQDVQRVYVELKFTVRDCNSIPNIPGSCKETFNLFYYEADSDVASASSPFWMENPYVKVDTIAPDESFSRLDAGRVNTKVRSFGPLSKAGFYLAFQDQGACMSLISVRAFYKKCASTTAGFALFPETLTGAEPTSLVIAPGTCIANAVEVSVPLKLYCNGDGEWMVPVGACTCATGHEPAAKESQCRPCPPGSYKAKQGEGPCLPCPPNSRTTSPASSICTCHSNFYRADSDPADSACTTVPSPPRGVISNVNETSLILEWSEPRDLGGRDDLLYNVICKKCHGGLGAGGTMTCSRCDDNVEFVPRQLGLTERQVHISHLLAHTRYTFEVQAVNGVSGKSPLPPRYAAVNITTNQAAPSEVPTLHLHSSSGSSLTLSWAPPERPNGVILDYEMKYFEKSEGIASTVTSQKNSVQLDGLRPDARYVVQVRARTVAGYGQYSHPAEFETTSERGSGAQQLQEQLPLIVGSATAGLVFVVAVVVIAVVCLRKQRHSSDSEYTEKLQQYIAPGMKVYIDPFTYEDPNEAVREFAKEIDVSCVKIEEVIGAGEFGEVCRGRLKQPGRREVFVAIKTLKVGYTERQRRDFLSEASIMGQFDHPNIIRLEGVVTKSRPVMILTEFMENCALDSFLRLNDGQFTVIQLVGMLRGIAAGMKYLSEMNYVHRDLAARNILVNSNLVCKVSDFGLSRFLEDDPSDPTYTSSLGGKIPIRWTAPEAIAYRKFTSASDVWSYGIVMWEVMSYGERPYWDMSNQDVINAVEQDYRLPPPMDCPTALHQLMLDCWVRDRNLRPKFSQIVNTLDKLIRNAASLKVIASAQSGMSQPLLDRTVPDYTTFTTVGDWLDAIKMGRYKESFVSAGFASFDLVAQMTAEDLLRIGVTLAGHQKKILSSIQDMRLQMNQTLPVQV, from the exons AGACCCTCATGGATACAAAATGGGTGACGTCTGAGTTGGCATGGACATCTCATCCAGAAAGTGGG TGGGAAGAGGTGAGCGGCTATGACGAGGCCATGAACCCCATCCGCACGTACCAGGTGTGTAACGTGCACGAGTCAAGCCAGAACAACTGGCTTCGCACAGGGTTCATCTGGCGGCAGGACGTGCAGCGGGTCTACGTGGAGCTCAAGTTCACTGTGCGTGACTGCAACAGCATCCCCAACATCCCTGGCTCCTGCAAGGAGACCTTCAACCTCTTCTACTATGAGGCTGACAGCGACGTGGCCTCGGCCTCCTCCCCTTTCTGGATGGAGAACCCCTACGTGAAGGTGGACACCATCGCGCCCGATGAGAGCTTCTCGCGGCTCGATGCCGGCCGTGTGAACACCAAGGTGCGCAGCTTCGGGCCGCTCTCCAAGGCCGGCTTCTACTTggccttccaggaccagggcgcCTGCATGTCGCTCATCTCTGTGCGTGCCTTCTACAAGAAGTGCGCATCCACTACCGCAGGCTTCGCGCTCTTCCCCGAGACCCTCACTGGGGCTGAGCCCACCTCACTGGTCATTGCCCCTGGCACCTGCATCGCCAACGCCGTGGAGGTGTCGGTACCCCTCAAGCTCTACTGCAACGGTGATGGGGAGTGGATGGTGCCTGTGGGTGCCTGCACCTGTGCCACCGGCCACGAGCCAGCTGCCAAGGAGTCCCAGTGCCGCC CCTGTCCCCCTGGGAGCTACAAGGCGAAGCAGGGAGaggggccctgcctgccctgcccgccCAATAGCCGCACCACCTCACCAGCCTCCAGCATCTGTACCTGCCACAGTAACTTCTACCGCGCAGACTCTGACCCTGCAGACAGTGCCTGTACCA CGGTGCCATCTCCGCCCCGGGGTGTGATCTCCAATGTGAATGAGACCTCACTGATCCTTGAGTGGAGTGAGCCCCGGGACCTGGGTGGCCGGGACGACCTCCTATACAATGTCATCTGCAAGAAGTGCCATGGGGGCCTTGGGGCCGGGGGCACCATGACCTGCTCACGCTGTGATGACAACGTGGAGTTTGTGCCTCGGCAGTTGGGCCTGACAGAACGCCAGGTCCACATCAGCCACCTGTTGGCCCACACGCGCTACACCTTTGAGGTGCAGGCAGTCAACGGTGTCTCGGGCAAGAGCCCTTTGCCCCCCCGCTACGCAGCTGTGAATATCACCACCAACCAGGCTG CCCCGTCTGAAGTGCCAACACTACACCTGCACAGCAGCTCCGGAAGCAGCCTGACCTTGTCCTGGGCCCCCCCAGAGCGGCCCAACGGAGTCATCCTGGACTACGAAATGAAGTACTTTGAGAAG AGTGAGGGCATCGCCTCCACAgtgaccagccagaagaactcCGTGCAGCTGGACGGGCTGCGGCCTGACGCCCGCTACGTGGTCCAGGTCCGCGCCCGCACCGTAGCTGGCTATGGGCAGTACAGCCACCCGGCTGAGTTTGAGACCACAAGTGAGAGAG GCTCTGGTGCCCAGCAGCTCCAGGAACAGCTCCCCCTCATTGTGGGCTCTGCCACGGCCGGGCTTGTCTTTGTGGTAGCTGTTGTGGTCATTGCTGTCGTCTGCCTCAG GAAGCAGCGGCACAGCTCTGATTCCGAGTACACGGAGAAGCTGCAGCAATACA TTGCTCCTGGAATGAAGGTTTACATCGACCCTTTCACCTACGAAGACCCTAATGAGGCTGTGCGGGAGTTTGCCAAGGAGATCGATGTGTCCTGTGTCAAGATCGAGGAGGTGATTGGAGCTG GGGAGTTCGGGGAAGTGTGCCGGGGTCGGCTAAAACAGCCTGGCCGCCGGGAAGTGTTTGTGGCCATCAAGACTCTCAAGGTGGGCTACACAGAGAGGCAGCGGCGGGACTTCCTCAGCGAGGCCTCCATCATGGGTCAGTTTGACCATCCCAACATAATCCGGTTGGAGGGCGTGGTCACCAAAAGTCGGCCAGTCATGATCCTCACCGAGTTCATGGAGAACTGTGCCCTGGACTCCTTCCTCCGG CTCAACGACGGACAGTTCACGGTCATCCAGCTGGTGGGCATGTTGCGGGGCATTGCTGCCGGCATGAAGTACCTGTCTGAGATGAACTACGTGCACCGAGACCTGGCTGCCCGCAACATCCTTGTCAACAGCAACCTGGTCTGCAAAGTCTCAGACTTTGGCCTCTCCCGCTTCCTGGAGGATGATCCCTCTGATCCTACCTACACCAGCTCCCTG GGCGGGAAGATCCCCATTCGCTGGACCGCCCCAGAGGCCATAGCCTATCGGAAGTTCACCTCTGCTAGTGACGTCTGGAGCTATGGAATCGTCATGTGGGAGGTCATGAGCTATGGCGAGCGACCCTACTGGGACATGAGCAACCAGGAT GTCATCAATGCCGTGGAGCAGGATTACCGGCTGCCCCCACCCATGGACTGCCCCACAGCACTGCACCAGCTCATGCTGGACTGCTGGGTGCGGGACCGGAACCTCAGGCCCAAATTCTCCCAGATCGTCAACACCCTGGACAAGCTCATCCGCAACGCCGCCAGCCTTAAGGTCATCGCCAGTGCCCAGTCTGG CATGTCACAGCCCCTCCTGGACCGCACGGTCCCAGACTACACGACCTTCACGACAGTTGGTGACTGGCTAGATGCCATCAAGATGGGACGGTACAAGGAGAGCTTTGTCAGTGCGGGGTTTGCATCCTTTGACCTGGTGGCCCAGATGACCGCAGA AGACCTGCTCCGGATCGGGGTCACCTTGGCGGGCCACCAGAAGAAGATCCTCAGCAGTATCCAGGACATGCGGCTGCAGATGAACCAGACGCTGCCTGTGCAGGTCTGA
- the EPHB3 gene encoding ephrin type-B receptor 3 isoform X3, with the protein MDTKWVTSELAWTSHPESGWEEVSGYDEAMNPIRTYQVCNVHESSQNNWLRTGFIWRQDVQRVYVELKFTVRDCNSIPNIPGSCKETFNLFYYEADSDVASASSPFWMENPYVKVDTIAPDESFSRLDAGRVNTKVRSFGPLSKAGFYLAFQDQGACMSLISVRAFYKKCASTTAGFALFPETLTGAEPTSLVIAPGTCIANAVEVSVPLKLYCNGDGEWMVPVGACTCATGHEPAAKESQCRPCPPGSYKAKQGEGPCLPCPPNSRTTSPASSICTCHSNFYRADSDPADSACTTVPSPPRGVISNVNETSLILEWSEPRDLGGRDDLLYNVICKKCHGGLGAGGTMTCSRCDDNVEFVPRQLGLTERQVHISHLLAHTRYTFEVQAVNGVSGKSPLPPRYAAVNITTNQAAPSEVPTLHLHSSSGSSLTLSWAPPERPNGVILDYEMKYFEKSEGIASTVTSQKNSVQLDGLRPDARYVVQVRARTVAGYGQYSHPAEFETTSSGAQQLQEQLPLIVGSATAGLVFVVAVVVIAVVCLRKQRHSSDSEYTEKLQQYIAPGMKVYIDPFTYEDPNEAVREFAKEIDVSCVKIEEVIGAGEFGEVCRGRLKQPGRREVFVAIKTLKVGYTERQRRDFLSEASIMGQFDHPNIIRLEGVVTKSRPVMILTEFMENCALDSFLRLNDGQFTVIQLVGMLRGIAAGMKYLSEMNYVHRDLAARNILVNSNLVCKVSDFGLSRFLEDDPSDPTYTSSLGGKIPIRWTAPEAIAYRKFTSASDVWSYGIVMWEVMSYGERPYWDMSNQDVINAVEQDYRLPPPMDCPTALHQLMLDCWVRDRNLRPKFSQIVNTLDKLIRNAASLKVIASAQSGMSQPLLDRTVPDYTTFTTVGDWLDAIKMGRYKESFVSAGFASFDLVAQMTAEDLLRIGVTLAGHQKKILSSIQDMRLQMNQTLPVQV; encoded by the exons ATGGATACAAAATGGGTGACGTCTGAGTTGGCATGGACATCTCATCCAGAAAGTGGG TGGGAAGAGGTGAGCGGCTATGACGAGGCCATGAACCCCATCCGCACGTACCAGGTGTGTAACGTGCACGAGTCAAGCCAGAACAACTGGCTTCGCACAGGGTTCATCTGGCGGCAGGACGTGCAGCGGGTCTACGTGGAGCTCAAGTTCACTGTGCGTGACTGCAACAGCATCCCCAACATCCCTGGCTCCTGCAAGGAGACCTTCAACCTCTTCTACTATGAGGCTGACAGCGACGTGGCCTCGGCCTCCTCCCCTTTCTGGATGGAGAACCCCTACGTGAAGGTGGACACCATCGCGCCCGATGAGAGCTTCTCGCGGCTCGATGCCGGCCGTGTGAACACCAAGGTGCGCAGCTTCGGGCCGCTCTCCAAGGCCGGCTTCTACTTggccttccaggaccagggcgcCTGCATGTCGCTCATCTCTGTGCGTGCCTTCTACAAGAAGTGCGCATCCACTACCGCAGGCTTCGCGCTCTTCCCCGAGACCCTCACTGGGGCTGAGCCCACCTCACTGGTCATTGCCCCTGGCACCTGCATCGCCAACGCCGTGGAGGTGTCGGTACCCCTCAAGCTCTACTGCAACGGTGATGGGGAGTGGATGGTGCCTGTGGGTGCCTGCACCTGTGCCACCGGCCACGAGCCAGCTGCCAAGGAGTCCCAGTGCCGCC CCTGTCCCCCTGGGAGCTACAAGGCGAAGCAGGGAGaggggccctgcctgccctgcccgccCAATAGCCGCACCACCTCACCAGCCTCCAGCATCTGTACCTGCCACAGTAACTTCTACCGCGCAGACTCTGACCCTGCAGACAGTGCCTGTACCA CGGTGCCATCTCCGCCCCGGGGTGTGATCTCCAATGTGAATGAGACCTCACTGATCCTTGAGTGGAGTGAGCCCCGGGACCTGGGTGGCCGGGACGACCTCCTATACAATGTCATCTGCAAGAAGTGCCATGGGGGCCTTGGGGCCGGGGGCACCATGACCTGCTCACGCTGTGATGACAACGTGGAGTTTGTGCCTCGGCAGTTGGGCCTGACAGAACGCCAGGTCCACATCAGCCACCTGTTGGCCCACACGCGCTACACCTTTGAGGTGCAGGCAGTCAACGGTGTCTCGGGCAAGAGCCCTTTGCCCCCCCGCTACGCAGCTGTGAATATCACCACCAACCAGGCTG CCCCGTCTGAAGTGCCAACACTACACCTGCACAGCAGCTCCGGAAGCAGCCTGACCTTGTCCTGGGCCCCCCCAGAGCGGCCCAACGGAGTCATCCTGGACTACGAAATGAAGTACTTTGAGAAG AGTGAGGGCATCGCCTCCACAgtgaccagccagaagaactcCGTGCAGCTGGACGGGCTGCGGCCTGACGCCCGCTACGTGGTCCAGGTCCGCGCCCGCACCGTAGCTGGCTATGGGCAGTACAGCCACCCGGCTGAGTTTGAGACCACAA GCTCTGGTGCCCAGCAGCTCCAGGAACAGCTCCCCCTCATTGTGGGCTCTGCCACGGCCGGGCTTGTCTTTGTGGTAGCTGTTGTGGTCATTGCTGTCGTCTGCCTCAG GAAGCAGCGGCACAGCTCTGATTCCGAGTACACGGAGAAGCTGCAGCAATACA TTGCTCCTGGAATGAAGGTTTACATCGACCCTTTCACCTACGAAGACCCTAATGAGGCTGTGCGGGAGTTTGCCAAGGAGATCGATGTGTCCTGTGTCAAGATCGAGGAGGTGATTGGAGCTG GGGAGTTCGGGGAAGTGTGCCGGGGTCGGCTAAAACAGCCTGGCCGCCGGGAAGTGTTTGTGGCCATCAAGACTCTCAAGGTGGGCTACACAGAGAGGCAGCGGCGGGACTTCCTCAGCGAGGCCTCCATCATGGGTCAGTTTGACCATCCCAACATAATCCGGTTGGAGGGCGTGGTCACCAAAAGTCGGCCAGTCATGATCCTCACCGAGTTCATGGAGAACTGTGCCCTGGACTCCTTCCTCCGG CTCAACGACGGACAGTTCACGGTCATCCAGCTGGTGGGCATGTTGCGGGGCATTGCTGCCGGCATGAAGTACCTGTCTGAGATGAACTACGTGCACCGAGACCTGGCTGCCCGCAACATCCTTGTCAACAGCAACCTGGTCTGCAAAGTCTCAGACTTTGGCCTCTCCCGCTTCCTGGAGGATGATCCCTCTGATCCTACCTACACCAGCTCCCTG GGCGGGAAGATCCCCATTCGCTGGACCGCCCCAGAGGCCATAGCCTATCGGAAGTTCACCTCTGCTAGTGACGTCTGGAGCTATGGAATCGTCATGTGGGAGGTCATGAGCTATGGCGAGCGACCCTACTGGGACATGAGCAACCAGGAT GTCATCAATGCCGTGGAGCAGGATTACCGGCTGCCCCCACCCATGGACTGCCCCACAGCACTGCACCAGCTCATGCTGGACTGCTGGGTGCGGGACCGGAACCTCAGGCCCAAATTCTCCCAGATCGTCAACACCCTGGACAAGCTCATCCGCAACGCCGCCAGCCTTAAGGTCATCGCCAGTGCCCAGTCTGG CATGTCACAGCCCCTCCTGGACCGCACGGTCCCAGACTACACGACCTTCACGACAGTTGGTGACTGGCTAGATGCCATCAAGATGGGACGGTACAAGGAGAGCTTTGTCAGTGCGGGGTTTGCATCCTTTGACCTGGTGGCCCAGATGACCGCAGA AGACCTGCTCCGGATCGGGGTCACCTTGGCGGGCCACCAGAAGAAGATCCTCAGCAGTATCCAGGACATGCGGCTGCAGATGAACCAGACGCTGCCTGTGCAGGTCTGA
- the EPHB3 gene encoding ephrin type-B receptor 3 isoform X2 codes for MDTKWVTSELAWTSHPESGWEEVSGYDEAMNPIRTYQVCNVHESSQNNWLRTGFIWRQDVQRVYVELKFTVRDCNSIPNIPGSCKETFNLFYYEADSDVASASSPFWMENPYVKVDTIAPDESFSRLDAGRVNTKVRSFGPLSKAGFYLAFQDQGACMSLISVRAFYKKCASTTAGFALFPETLTGAEPTSLVIAPGTCIANAVEVSVPLKLYCNGDGEWMVPVGACTCATGHEPAAKESQCRPCPPGSYKAKQGEGPCLPCPPNSRTTSPASSICTCHSNFYRADSDPADSACTTVPSPPRGVISNVNETSLILEWSEPRDLGGRDDLLYNVICKKCHGGLGAGGTMTCSRCDDNVEFVPRQLGLTERQVHISHLLAHTRYTFEVQAVNGVSGKSPLPPRYAAVNITTNQAAPSEVPTLHLHSSSGSSLTLSWAPPERPNGVILDYEMKYFEKSEGIASTVTSQKNSVQLDGLRPDARYVVQVRARTVAGYGQYSHPAEFETTSERGSGAQQLQEQLPLIVGSATAGLVFVVAVVVIAVVCLRKQRHSSDSEYTEKLQQYIAPGMKVYIDPFTYEDPNEAVREFAKEIDVSCVKIEEVIGAGEFGEVCRGRLKQPGRREVFVAIKTLKVGYTERQRRDFLSEASIMGQFDHPNIIRLEGVVTKSRPVMILTEFMENCALDSFLRLNDGQFTVIQLVGMLRGIAAGMKYLSEMNYVHRDLAARNILVNSNLVCKVSDFGLSRFLEDDPSDPTYTSSLGGKIPIRWTAPEAIAYRKFTSASDVWSYGIVMWEVMSYGERPYWDMSNQDVINAVEQDYRLPPPMDCPTALHQLMLDCWVRDRNLRPKFSQIVNTLDKLIRNAASLKVIASAQSGMSQPLLDRTVPDYTTFTTVGDWLDAIKMGRYKESFVSAGFASFDLVAQMTAEDLLRIGVTLAGHQKKILSSIQDMRLQMNQTLPVQV; via the exons ATGGATACAAAATGGGTGACGTCTGAGTTGGCATGGACATCTCATCCAGAAAGTGGG TGGGAAGAGGTGAGCGGCTATGACGAGGCCATGAACCCCATCCGCACGTACCAGGTGTGTAACGTGCACGAGTCAAGCCAGAACAACTGGCTTCGCACAGGGTTCATCTGGCGGCAGGACGTGCAGCGGGTCTACGTGGAGCTCAAGTTCACTGTGCGTGACTGCAACAGCATCCCCAACATCCCTGGCTCCTGCAAGGAGACCTTCAACCTCTTCTACTATGAGGCTGACAGCGACGTGGCCTCGGCCTCCTCCCCTTTCTGGATGGAGAACCCCTACGTGAAGGTGGACACCATCGCGCCCGATGAGAGCTTCTCGCGGCTCGATGCCGGCCGTGTGAACACCAAGGTGCGCAGCTTCGGGCCGCTCTCCAAGGCCGGCTTCTACTTggccttccaggaccagggcgcCTGCATGTCGCTCATCTCTGTGCGTGCCTTCTACAAGAAGTGCGCATCCACTACCGCAGGCTTCGCGCTCTTCCCCGAGACCCTCACTGGGGCTGAGCCCACCTCACTGGTCATTGCCCCTGGCACCTGCATCGCCAACGCCGTGGAGGTGTCGGTACCCCTCAAGCTCTACTGCAACGGTGATGGGGAGTGGATGGTGCCTGTGGGTGCCTGCACCTGTGCCACCGGCCACGAGCCAGCTGCCAAGGAGTCCCAGTGCCGCC CCTGTCCCCCTGGGAGCTACAAGGCGAAGCAGGGAGaggggccctgcctgccctgcccgccCAATAGCCGCACCACCTCACCAGCCTCCAGCATCTGTACCTGCCACAGTAACTTCTACCGCGCAGACTCTGACCCTGCAGACAGTGCCTGTACCA CGGTGCCATCTCCGCCCCGGGGTGTGATCTCCAATGTGAATGAGACCTCACTGATCCTTGAGTGGAGTGAGCCCCGGGACCTGGGTGGCCGGGACGACCTCCTATACAATGTCATCTGCAAGAAGTGCCATGGGGGCCTTGGGGCCGGGGGCACCATGACCTGCTCACGCTGTGATGACAACGTGGAGTTTGTGCCTCGGCAGTTGGGCCTGACAGAACGCCAGGTCCACATCAGCCACCTGTTGGCCCACACGCGCTACACCTTTGAGGTGCAGGCAGTCAACGGTGTCTCGGGCAAGAGCCCTTTGCCCCCCCGCTACGCAGCTGTGAATATCACCACCAACCAGGCTG CCCCGTCTGAAGTGCCAACACTACACCTGCACAGCAGCTCCGGAAGCAGCCTGACCTTGTCCTGGGCCCCCCCAGAGCGGCCCAACGGAGTCATCCTGGACTACGAAATGAAGTACTTTGAGAAG AGTGAGGGCATCGCCTCCACAgtgaccagccagaagaactcCGTGCAGCTGGACGGGCTGCGGCCTGACGCCCGCTACGTGGTCCAGGTCCGCGCCCGCACCGTAGCTGGCTATGGGCAGTACAGCCACCCGGCTGAGTTTGAGACCACAAGTGAGAGAG GCTCTGGTGCCCAGCAGCTCCAGGAACAGCTCCCCCTCATTGTGGGCTCTGCCACGGCCGGGCTTGTCTTTGTGGTAGCTGTTGTGGTCATTGCTGTCGTCTGCCTCAG GAAGCAGCGGCACAGCTCTGATTCCGAGTACACGGAGAAGCTGCAGCAATACA TTGCTCCTGGAATGAAGGTTTACATCGACCCTTTCACCTACGAAGACCCTAATGAGGCTGTGCGGGAGTTTGCCAAGGAGATCGATGTGTCCTGTGTCAAGATCGAGGAGGTGATTGGAGCTG GGGAGTTCGGGGAAGTGTGCCGGGGTCGGCTAAAACAGCCTGGCCGCCGGGAAGTGTTTGTGGCCATCAAGACTCTCAAGGTGGGCTACACAGAGAGGCAGCGGCGGGACTTCCTCAGCGAGGCCTCCATCATGGGTCAGTTTGACCATCCCAACATAATCCGGTTGGAGGGCGTGGTCACCAAAAGTCGGCCAGTCATGATCCTCACCGAGTTCATGGAGAACTGTGCCCTGGACTCCTTCCTCCGG CTCAACGACGGACAGTTCACGGTCATCCAGCTGGTGGGCATGTTGCGGGGCATTGCTGCCGGCATGAAGTACCTGTCTGAGATGAACTACGTGCACCGAGACCTGGCTGCCCGCAACATCCTTGTCAACAGCAACCTGGTCTGCAAAGTCTCAGACTTTGGCCTCTCCCGCTTCCTGGAGGATGATCCCTCTGATCCTACCTACACCAGCTCCCTG GGCGGGAAGATCCCCATTCGCTGGACCGCCCCAGAGGCCATAGCCTATCGGAAGTTCACCTCTGCTAGTGACGTCTGGAGCTATGGAATCGTCATGTGGGAGGTCATGAGCTATGGCGAGCGACCCTACTGGGACATGAGCAACCAGGAT GTCATCAATGCCGTGGAGCAGGATTACCGGCTGCCCCCACCCATGGACTGCCCCACAGCACTGCACCAGCTCATGCTGGACTGCTGGGTGCGGGACCGGAACCTCAGGCCCAAATTCTCCCAGATCGTCAACACCCTGGACAAGCTCATCCGCAACGCCGCCAGCCTTAAGGTCATCGCCAGTGCCCAGTCTGG CATGTCACAGCCCCTCCTGGACCGCACGGTCCCAGACTACACGACCTTCACGACAGTTGGTGACTGGCTAGATGCCATCAAGATGGGACGGTACAAGGAGAGCTTTGTCAGTGCGGGGTTTGCATCCTTTGACCTGGTGGCCCAGATGACCGCAGA AGACCTGCTCCGGATCGGGGTCACCTTGGCGGGCCACCAGAAGAAGATCCTCAGCAGTATCCAGGACATGCGGCTGCAGATGAACCAGACGCTGCCTGTGCAGGTCTGA